The following coding sequences are from one Mesorhizobium onobrychidis window:
- a CDS encoding tetratricopeptide repeat protein: MIEIAGQAAARGDDAGAIEWYRRILDADGSQRNALAGLGVSALRLGDYDLAIEVTAKLLSHEPANAQAYAVIAIAYYAKGDYDRAKENAAKARDIDPCIRLADELDRMLGDRAD, from the coding sequence ATGATCGAGATTGCCGGCCAGGCGGCGGCGCGCGGAGACGATGCAGGCGCCATTGAATGGTATCGGAGGATACTTGACGCTGACGGTTCCCAGCGTAACGCGCTCGCCGGGCTTGGAGTTTCGGCGTTGCGGCTCGGAGACTATGACCTGGCAATTGAAGTCACGGCAAAGCTGCTCAGCCATGAACCCGCCAACGCTCAGGCCTATGCGGTCATCGCCATCGCTTACTACGCAAAAGGCGACTATGATCGGGCAAAGGAGAACGCCGCCAAGGCCCGTGACATAGACCCTTGCATCCGCTTGGCGGATGAACTCGACCGCATGCTAGGCGACCGAGCTGACTGA
- a CDS encoding transporter, translating into MDIRSATRVLQVTALFFPALLFSGAASAQDDTQELAKKLSNPIASLISVPFQFNYDSGYGPNDGEKAYVNIQPVIPVSLNADWNMISRTILPVIWQNDIAGPSGEQSGLGDITQSLFFSPSQPTESGIVWGVGPAFLVPTATDDLLGGRKWGAGPTAVVLKQSHGWTVGALANHIWSFAGDSDRSDISSTFLQPFVSYTTKDAWTFTLNTESTYNWEAEEWSVPVNFQVAKLVVVDKQPISLFAGVRYWAESPDSGPDGWGFRTGITLLFPKK; encoded by the coding sequence ATGGATATTCGATCTGCTACTCGGGTTCTGCAAGTTACTGCCTTGTTCTTTCCGGCGTTGTTGTTCAGCGGCGCGGCGTCTGCCCAGGACGACACGCAGGAACTCGCCAAGAAGCTGTCGAACCCGATCGCCTCGCTGATCAGCGTGCCGTTTCAGTTCAACTACGACAGCGGCTACGGCCCGAACGACGGCGAGAAAGCCTATGTCAACATCCAGCCGGTCATCCCCGTCTCGCTGAATGCCGACTGGAATATGATCTCGCGCACGATCCTGCCGGTGATCTGGCAAAATGACATAGCCGGCCCGTCGGGCGAGCAATCCGGCCTCGGCGACATCACGCAGAGCCTGTTCTTCTCGCCGTCCCAACCGACCGAGTCCGGCATCGTCTGGGGCGTCGGCCCGGCGTTTCTGGTTCCTACCGCGACCGACGACCTGCTCGGCGGCCGCAAATGGGGCGCTGGCCCGACCGCAGTCGTGCTGAAGCAGAGCCACGGATGGACGGTCGGCGCATTGGCGAACCACATCTGGTCGTTCGCCGGCGACAGCGACCGCAGCGACATCAGTTCGACGTTCCTGCAGCCCTTCGTCTCCTACACGACCAAGGACGCTTGGACGTTCACGCTGAACACGGAGAGCACCTACAACTGGGAGGCGGAGGAATGGTCCGTTCCCGTCAACTTCCAGGTCGCGAAGCTTGTCGTCGTCGACAAGCAGCCCATCAGCCTCTTCGCCGGCGTCCGCTACTGGGCTGAAAGCCCCGACAGCGGCCCGGATGGGTGGGGCTTTCGCACCGGAATTACACTTCTGTTCCCGAAGAAATGA